The Amycolatopsis coloradensis sequence GAATCCGACGAATCCTGACCCGGGTACCGCCGAACGGCCCAGTCCGGGCGGGGAGTGGATCATGTGTTCCTCATCTTGACATCGCCCAGTTCAGCGTGAAATTCTTCCGGTGTTTGCGGCTGGGGGGATCATGCCGGGGATTGAATTGCGATATCGAGGTCTGGGAGGCGTGAAAGATGTCATCACCTGAATTCCCGGGATTGGATGTTTCCACTCGGGTACGCGCACGTGACATTCAGATGGCCGGGGTCGCCGACGTCCGGCGGCGGGTGCTGATGATCTCCGGGGCGATCGACACCACTGATCACGACATCTCGGTGAGTGTCAATCTCCCGGAACCGGGCCGCTGGCAGGTCATCAAGTCCGAGACCAACCTGACCGACAAGACCTGGGTCGCGATGCAGGTCGTCACCGACGAGGACTCGACCTTCGTCAACGACGCCGACACGCTCGTCCTTTCCCGCCAGTTCTCGAAGTCCTTCATGACGCCGGATCAGCGCCGCCTCACCTTCTACGACGGTGAAGTCCGGCCTGGCGAAGCGGTGCTCAAGGTGTACTCGCTCGACGCGGGCGGCCGGAAGCCGACCTACTCCTACTCCCGCTACAGCCCGATCGCGACCGACACCGCCGAGCAGTCCCAGCAGACCCTGGACGAAATGATCAGCAACGGGATGAAGCAGCGGCCCGTGATCGAGCTGATCGTCCCGGTGACCGTGATCGGCTGAGCACACCGGTGATCACCTTCGTCCCGGAACCCCACCTCCTCGAATCGCCGCGCGGGCGTGAGTGGCCGGCACTCCCCGGTACCCGCGTGGCGGTCACCGCCGAACCGCCGTCCGCCGCCGACGTGGTCGTCGTCGGGGCGGGCCCGGCCGGGCTCGCGGTCGCTTCCGCGCTGTGGCACCACGGCGTGACCGACATCGTCGTCGTCGACCGCGACGGCCGTCCCTGCGGCCGCTTCTTCGACCGCGTCGATCTGCTCGGCCAGCGCGTGCTGCGGTCGCCGTACGAGCACCACCCCGGCGTCGAAGGGTACCGCGACTGCGAACTCCTGGACTTCGCCCGGCTGCACTGGTCGGTGCTCACCCCGGTGGAACGGCGGGAGATCCGCATGGCGCAGGCCGGGCATCGCTCGGTCGTGCCCGTCGACGTCTTCGAGGCCTACTGCCGTCATCTCGCGGCGAGTCATCACGTCACCGAGCGGACCTGGCGCGGTTCGGTCCGCGAGGTGCTGCCGACCGCGGACGCCGTCACCGTCCGCGCCGACCGGTTCTCCGTCACCGCGCGGCACGTCGTGCTGTGCCTCGGAGAGGAGCGCCGGTCCGCCCCGGACACCTGGTGGGGCGGCGGCCGTCCACCGCGCGGGGTGAGCTACTGGGACGAACCCGTTCCCGATGGCGGGAAGCGG is a genomic window containing:
- a CDS encoding DUF6423 family protein; the protein is MAGVADVRRRVLMISGAIDTTDHDISVSVNLPEPGRWQVIKSETNLTDKTWVAMQVVTDEDSTFVNDADTLVLSRQFSKSFMTPDQRRLTFYDGEVRPGEAVLKVYSLDAGGRKPTYSYSRYSPIATDTAEQSQQTLDEMISNGMKQRPVIELIVPVTVIG
- a CDS encoding FAD-dependent oxidoreductase, which produces MITFVPEPHLLESPRGREWPALPGTRVAVTAEPPSAADVVVVGAGPAGLAVASALWHHGVTDIVVVDRDGRPCGRFFDRVDLLGQRVLRSPYEHHPGVEGYRDCELLDFARLHWSVLTPVERREIRMAQAGHRSVVPVDVFEAYCRHLAASHHVTERTWRGSVREVLPTADAVTVRADRFSVTARHVVLCLGEERRSAPDTWWGGGRPPRGVSYWDEPVPDGGKRLAVVGAGLTAAHLISNGLAQGREVHWVVREAGERYQCADVNSSFFRPEGRARFDGVSWSERLELMGRFRRASIMFEFRPMLQAAEAEGRLIVHRGRAVTKVTPGVGLHLEDGSRVPVDHAVLALGTTPSIGDGLMPDEAVLDRGGWPRLDERTFAYLGAPRVFAVGAAAGMALGPAARNIDGHRVATARVAATVAENLRRDLPLRTATKDVARV